Proteins encoded in a region of the Anopheles ziemanni chromosome 2, idAnoZiCoDA_A2_x.2, whole genome shotgun sequence genome:
- the LOC131288802 gene encoding uncharacterized protein LOC131288802: MLVKFTINGKPYQVSPEQMPIDTSLNTFIRSRAHLTGTKFLCLEGGCGVCIVTVIDTHPVTKQRIVFSVNSCLFSVFSCHGADILTVEGIGSRSTGYHPIQERLAQFNGTQCGFCSPGMVMTMHSLLTAKNGVVTMAEVEHALAGNICRCTGYRPILDAFKSFAIDAPPKDSLARSLGLCKLADIEDFPRALGCGSCKEACTEGCSSKRLPAEQSVELVFPSNRRWYRARTVDEIFELLEPVKEPYILVAGNTGHGVYRRDPALAVFIDVRHVEELHNYWIGSTVIVGANVTLTEFGEILREAAKTDRRFSYCTEMVRHLEEVAHPAVRNVGTIAGNLSLKHAHHEFPSDLYVLFEAIGVEITIAGPDGAISTLFPKQFLTFNMHKRLLLNITLPPLDPELYLFRSYKVMPRAQNSKAYVNAAFLIRLCARKLNVDLAHLCYGGIDASFCHATTTEQYVKGKSLFNNIVLQETLATLNAELVAATSTDSEQELEQEIFPSAAYRRQVAIGLLYRFVLHVAPRDRRIASPLVRSGGSVIHRPVSSGMQSYDTYPSNWPLTQAIPKLEAFIQTAGEAIYVNDLPSRPDELHAAFVLGTVVRQSILTIDASRALALPGVVAFYSAGDIPGENNFAVLKTNVNTRYPFNDTVEEIFCSGRVLYHGQPVGVIVAQTFELANEAAKQVTITYGPVEDDGLPILPTVEDVFASGATERVSVEQSDVVGRTYQRNSRKINDTVRIEGRFISGGQAHYTLEPQSCLCVPTDDPDGMDVYSATHSSHMVQMAIAKSLRLPQSRINVTVRPVGGSYGWKFSRGAWIAAACAVAAYRSKRPVRLIVLFERGMQAIGKRSGARCDYEINVTGEGNIVRLSNTYYQDFGSSNLEPIVAFFSGAFRNCYIDDSWRQRLRGVVTDSPGSTWMRSPGIAEAIAAIETIMEHIAYTTGLDPLAVRLANIDPTTKMATLLPAFHEEVEFAARRAAVDRFNETNRWKKRGIAIVPIAHPIQFYGGMNAWVSIYHVDGSVAVTTGCTELGQGANTKVAQVVAHVLGIPVSKISIKPHTTVSSPNALLTASSISTDLVAYAAKRACEILRERMRPVREDNRVAPWEAIVQTCYQRRIDLTASYNTKQTDVTNYTVWALCAVELEVDLLTGQVQLQRVDILEDTGESMNPLLDIGQIEGAFVMALGLHLLEELKYDRSTGALRNYRTWDYKPPTARDIPVDLRVRLLQKSSNPAGVLRSKATGEPAYNLGITVQCALRYALSAARRDAGLPREWIELGTSSTVEKVLSLTGNTIDQFVLH, encoded by the exons ATGCTCGTCAAGTTCACCATCAACGGGAAACCGTACCAGG TTTCGCCGGAACAGATGCCGATCGACACGTCGTTAAATACCTTCATTCGCAGCAGGGCGCACCTGACGGGAACGAAATTCCTGTGCCTCGAGGGTGGCTGTGGTGTGTGCATCGTGACCGTTATCGATACCCATCCGGTTACCAAGCAACGGATCGTGTTTTCGGTTAACTCT TGTCTATTCTCGGTGTTCTCCTGCCACGGTGCGGACATTCTCACGGTGGAAGGAATCGGTTCAAGGTCGACCGGATACCACCCAATCCAGGAACGGTTGGCCCAGTTCAACGGAACGCAGTGTGGCTTCTGCTCGCCCGGTATGGTGATGACCATGCACAGCCTACTGACGGCAAAGAATGGTGTCGTAACGATGGCCGAGGTGGAACACGCCCTCGCTGGAAACATCTGCCGCTGCACGGGATATCGGCCGATACTGGACGCTTTCAAATCGTTCGCCATCGATGCCCCTCCGAAGGATTCGCTGGCTCGTTCGCTTGGACTTTGCAAACTGGCGGACATTGAGGATTTCCCTCGGGCGCTGGGTTGTGGTAGCTGTAAAGAAGCTTGCACTGAAGGATGCTCGTCGAAAAGGCTCCCTGCAGAACAGTCGGTCGAGTTGGTGTTTCCCTCCAACCGGCGGTGGTATCGAGCTCGGACGGTAGATGAAATTTTCGAGCTGCTCGAACCGGTCAAAGAACCCTACATACTGGTTGCCGGGAACACCGGACATGGCGTGTACCGGAGGGACCCAGCGTTGGCCGTTTTCATCGACGTGCGTCACGTGGAAGAGCTGCACAACTATTGGATCGGCAGTACGGTGATCGTGGGCGCCAACGTGACGCTGACGGAGTTTGGTGAAATTCTGCGCGAGGCGGCTAAAACCGATCGACGGTTTTCCTACTGCACCGAAATGGTACGGCACTTGGAGGAGGTAGCGCATCCGGCGGTGCGTAACGTTGGCACGATTGCTGGAAACCTAAGTCTAAAGCATGCACACCATGAGTTCCCCTCCGATCTGTATGTCCTCTTCGAGGCGATCGGTGTTGAGATAACGATCG CTGGACCGGATGGAGCCATCTCAACGCTGTTCCCCAAACAGTTTCTCACCTTCAACATGCATAAGCGCCTTCTGCTCAACATTACGCTGCCACCGTTGGATCCGGAGCTGTACCTCTTTCGTTCGTACAAAGTGATGCCAAGGGCGCAGAACTCGAAAGCCTACGTCAATGCGGCCTTCCTCATACGCCTTTGCGCACGCAAACTCAACGTGGACCTCGCACACCTCTGCTACGGTGGCATCGATGCGAGT TTCTGCCATGCCACAACCACGGAGCAGTACGTTAAGGGAAAGAGCCTGTTCAATAACATCGTGCTGCAGGAAACGCTGGCCACACTCAACGCCGAACTGGTGGCAGCAACATCGACCGATAGCGAACAGGAACTGGAACAGGAAATCTTTCCGAGCGCGGCCTACCGTCGCCAGGTTGCCATCGGACTTCTGTACCGCTTCGTTCTCCACGTTGCACCACGCGATCGACGGATCGCAAGCCCGCTCGTACGCTCCGGTGGTTCCGTTATACACCGGCCGGTGTCCAGCGGCATGCAATCGTATGACACCTACCCCTCGAATTGGCCCCTTACACAAGCCATTCCAAAACTGGAGGCCTTCATCCAGACGGCTGGAGAGGCGATCTATGTTAACGATCTACCAAGCCGTCCGGATGAGCTTCACGCGGCGTTCGTTCTGGGCACGGTGGTCCGCCAGTCGATTCTCACGATCGATGCCAGCCGAGCGCTAGCCCTTCCGGGGGTGGTGGCGTTCTACTCCGCCGGTGACATCCCCGGGGAGAACAATTTCGCCGTTCTGAAGACTAACGTAAACACCCGCTATCCATTCAACGACACCGTGGAGGAGATTTTTTGCAGTGGGCGTGTACTTTACCACGGGCAACCCGTTGGGGTGATCGTTGCGCAGACGTTCGAGCTGGCGAACGAGGCGGCTAAGCAGGTGACGATCACCTACGGTCCCGTGGAGGACGATGGGTTGCCCATTCTACCCACCGTGGAAGATGTCTTTGCCAGTGGCGCCACGGAACGAGTTTCGGTCGAGCAGTCCGATGTCGTTGGTCGAACCTACCAGCGGAACTCCAGGAAGATTAACGACACCGTGAGGATCGAGGGACGGTTTATTTCCGGTGGTCAGGCGCACTATACCCTCGAGCCACAGTCGTGTCTGTGCGTGCCGACCGATGATCCCGACGGTATGGATGTGTACAGTGCAACTCACTCGAGCCACATGGTCCAGATGGCGATCGCAAAGTCGCTCCGGCTTCCCCAGAGTAGGATCAATGTGACCGTACGTCCCGTCGGTGGATCGTACGGGTGGAAATTTTCACGTGGTGCATGGATAGCCGCAGCGTGTGCTGTAGCTGCGTACAGATCCAAACGTCCGGTTCGATTGATTGTTCTCTTTGAGAGGGGAATGCAGGCCATTGGGAAGCGAAGTGGCGCTCGCTGCGACTACGAAATCAATGTGACTGGCGAGGGAAATATTGTGCGCCTCTCGAACACCTACTACCAGGACTTTGGTTCGTCCAATCTCGAGCCCATTGTGGCGTTTTTCAGTGGAGCGTTTCGGAACTGTTACATCGACGACAGCTGGCGACAGAGACTGCGTGGTGTCGTTACCGATTCACCCGGTTCCACCTGGATGCGGTCACCGGGGATTGCCGAGGCGATCGCGGCGATCGAGACAATCATGGAGCACATAGCGTACACAACCGGGCTCGATCCGCTGGCCGTGCGCTTGGCTAACATTGATCCGACGACAAAAATGGCCACCCTCCTTCCGGCGTTTCACGAGGAGGTGGAGTTTGCAGCGCGCCGTGCTGCGGTAGATCGGTTCAACGAGACAAACCGGTGGAAAAAGCGGGGCATTGCCATCGTGCCGATAGCGCACCCGATTCAGTTCTACGGTGGCATGAACGCCTGGGTATCGATCTACCACGTGGACGGGAGTGTGGCTGTCACGACCGGTTGCACAGAGTTGGGCCAGGGAGCCAACACGAAGGTGGCCCAGGTGGTGGCACACGTGCTCGGCATCCCTGTGTCGAAGATTTCGATCAAACCGCACACGACTGTTAGTTCACCGAATGCGTTGCTCACTGCAAGTAGCATCAGCACTGACCTGGTGGCGTACGCCGCCAAGCGGGCCTGCGAGATACTGCGTGAGCGGATGCGCCCGGTGCGTGAGGACAACCGGGTAGCACCCTGGGAGGCAATCGTGCAGACGTGCTACCAGCGGCGCATCGATCTGACAGCTTCCTACAACACCAAACAGACTGACGTGACAAACTACACCGTGTGGGCGTTGTGTGCGGTCGAGCTCGAGGTTGACCTGCTCACCGGACAGGTTCAACTGCAGCGGGTGGACATCCTGGAAGACACGGGGGAAAGCATGAACCCACTACTCGACATCGGCCAGATCGAGGGAGCATTTGTGATGGCTCTTGGACTGCATCTGCTCGAGGAACTGAAGTACGATCGGAGCACGGGTGCTCTTAGGAACTACCGCACCTGGGACTACAAACCACCGACCGCCCGGGACATACCGGTTGACTTGCGCGTGCGTCTCCTTCAGAAAAGTTCCAATCCGGCCGGCGTACTCCGATCGAAGGCGACGGGTGAACCGGCGTACAATTTAGGTATTACGGTACAGTGTGCCCTCCGGTACGCGTTGAGCGCAGCCAGACGTGATGCTGGCCTGCCAAGGGAGTGGATTGAGTTGG GGACGTCTTCAACGGTGGAGAAGGTACTCTCGCTAACCGGCAACACCATCGATCAGTTCGTACTTCATTAA
- the LOC131288812 gene encoding xanthine dehydrogenase-like encodes MEEVRFTINGQLHTVNASTVPVDTSLNTFIRDHAHLKGTKFMCREGGCGACVVTVSGYHPVTRERRSWAANSCLLSVFSCDALDILTVEGIGGKRKGAYNPVQRRLAEHGGSQCGYCSPGMVMNMYSLLAQSSHQQRQESKEDGPEPQSLTEAQIEDAFDGNICRCTGYRPILDAFKSFAQDRQGQLDAVIDIEDLTRLCPRTAMPCTGKQTDACQGPPFPAARSLTFSDERKWHKVASLTEAFAVLNSIEGEPYMLVAGNTAHGVYRRSDALRVFIDVSSIEELHRHKRTPGALVVGAGVRLAEFITILEETASEYLNFSYCAEMARHVRRVANGPVRNEGTIAGNLMIKHQHPEFPSDVFLLLETIGATLVVASSNEQLFTVTPLDFLKLNMHKRILTTVRLPPHDYVATTLRSYKVMPVAQNSRAYVNGTFLLSLCPEQKVCLAITACFGGISPTFVHAQQTEAFLTGKALFDDGGAVLSEAMRILERELRPDWVLPDASPTYRKGLAVSLFYKFALSVHPTAAKVLRSGATLIERPAVSSSQQRTETFPKRWPLTAPIPKLEGLAQCAGEAEFINDVPALPNELHGAFVLSNEINCRIVQIDASEALALPGVRAFFCAKDVPGLNNFMPLEMGFPEVEEIFCSGEVQFAGQVVGLVCASSFELANRAVGLVKIEYQRTTNRMVLPTVQDVVEALDYSRVRDQPYDRRGARFHQAREGPIKISGRYELRGQYHYTMETQVCLCVPQADSMDVYCATQWLDVVQIGISQALSVPEASLNLTVHRVGGAYGAKLTRATQIACACAIAAHRTGVPVRMILPLETAMSGSGKRAGTLSEYEVSVDETGRIAKLSHTYIHDSGAALNIALGHLTSDAFKNCYRTDLWNLRGKLARTDTPPNTWARSPGISEGIAMVENIMEHIAHRTGLDPVDVRLANIGRESRMAQLLPRFRRQVAYDERKEAIDRFNGEHRWRKRGIAILPMQYPLELVTMKSAVVSVHNDDGSVTIVHGGIEMGQGINTKVAQVAAHLLGVPMEQIVVRPTSSLLNANSNGSYHSQATDSVAFAVKKCCEILLDRLRPYRTLLRRTSWTEQIRRATLDEVDLQASYFATSANMQPYIIWGVACGEVELDTLTGQTLVRRVDILEDVGESLNPSIDVGQIEGAFVMGLGYHLTETLVYDPANGALVNNRSWNYKVPGHRDIPVDFRVSFLGRSSNAGGVLRSKATGEPALSMSPVVTHALRYALRAARRDAGLPDGWLKMGYGMTPEKVFLLLENSIEQYRFE; translated from the exons ATGGAGGAGGTACGGTTTACGATCAACGGCCAGCTCCACACGG tCAACGCTTCGACCGTTCCGGTGGACACGTCGCTGAACACATTCATCCGCGACCATGCCCATCTGAAGGGTACCAAGTTTATGTGCCGGGAAGGTGGCTGCGGGGCCTGTGTGGTGACCGTTTCCGGCTATCATCCCGTCACGAGGGAGCGCCGCTCGTGGGCCGCCAATTCG TGCCTGCTGTCCGTGTTCTCCTGCGATGCATTGGATATTCTCACCGTCGAGGGGATTGGAGGAAAGCGTAAAGGGGCGTACAATCCCGTGCAGCGTCGTTTGGCCGAACATGGTGGATCCCAGTGTGGCTACTGTTCGCCCGGGATGGTGATGAACATGTACAGTTTGTTGGCGCAGTCCAGCCACCAACAAAGGCAGGAATCGAAGGAAGATGGCCCGGAACCGCAGTCCCTAACCGAGGCCCAGATAGAGGATGCGTTCGATGGCAATATCTGTCGTTGTACGGGATACCGACCTATCTTGGATGCTTTCAAATCGTTCGCCCAGGACCGACAGGGGCAGCTCGATGCAGTGATCGACATCGAGGATCTTACGCGGCTCTGCCCTAGGACGGCCATGCCATGTACCGGAAAGCAAACCGATGCGTGCCAAGGGCCACCATTTCCGGCAGCACGAAGCCTCACGTTTTCCGATGAGCGAAAGTGGCACAAAGTGGCGTCCTTGACCGAGGCCTTCGCCGTACTCAACTCGATCGAAGGAGAGCCTTACATGCTGGTCGCAGGAAACACCGCCCATGGCGTGTACCGTCGTTCCGACGCACTGAGGGTGTTCATTGACGTGAGCTCGATCGAGGAGCTACATCGCCACAAGAGAACGCCGGGAGCACTGGTTGTTGGAGCGGGCGTACGGCTTGCCGAGTTTATTACAATCCTGGAGGAAACGGCATCCGAGTATTTGAACTTTAGCTACTGCGCGGAGATGGCACGGCACGTGCGACGGGTGGCAAATGGGCCGGTTCGGAATGAAGGCACGATCGCAGGGAACCTAATGATCAAGCACCAACATCCGGAGTTCCCATCGGATGTGTTTTTGCTTCTAGAAACCATCGGTGCTACGCTGGTTGTAG CTTCCAGCAACGAGCAACTGTTCACCGTGACGCCGCTCGACTTTCTCAAGCTCAACATGCACAAACGGATCCTAACGACGGTCCGGCTTCCTCCCCACGACTACGTCGCCACCACGTTGCGCTCGTACAAGGTAATGCCGGTGGCGCAAAACTCCCGAGCCTACGTTAACGGCACCTTCCTGCTGTCCCTCTGCCCGGAGCAGAAAGTTTGCCTAGCGATCACCGCCTGCTTCGGGGGCATCAGTCCCACGTTTGTGCATGCGCAACAAACGGAAGCCTTTCTCACCGGCAAAGCGTTGTTCGACGATGGTGGTGCCGTACTGTCCGAGGCCATGCGCATCCTCGAGCGGGAGCTGCGGCCCGATTGGGTACTGCCCGATGCTTCACCCACCTACCGGAAGGGTCTGGCCGTGTCGTTGTTCTACAAGTTCGCCCTCAGTGTACATCCAACCGCGGCGAAGGTGCTGCGCAGTGGTGCCACACTGATCGAGCGACCCGCCGTTTCGTCCAGCCAGCAGAGGACCGAAACGTTCCCGAAACGATGGCCTCTGACGGCGCCTATTCCCAAGCTCGAGGGGCTGGCGCAGTGTGCCGGGGAGGCAGAGTTTATCAACGACGTGCCGGCGCTTCCGAACGAGCTGCATGGAGCGTTCGTGCTCTCGAACGAAATCAACTGTCGGATCGTGCAGATCGATGCATCCGAGGCGCTCGCCTTGCCCGGTGTGAGGGCATTTTTCTGTGCGAAGGACGTTCCGGGGTTGAATAATTTCATGCCGCTCGAGATGGGCTTCCCGGAGGTGGAGGAGATCTTCTGCAGCGGTGAGGTGCAGTTTGCCGGCCAGGTGGTGGGTTTGGTGTGTGCCAGCAGCTTCGAGCTGGCGAACCGTGCCGTAGGGTTGGTGAAGATCGAGTACCAGCGGACGACCAACCGGATGGTTCTGCCAACGGTGCAGGATGTGGTCGAAGCTCTGGATTACAGTCGCGTGCGGGATCAACCGTACGATCGTCGCGGGGCCCGGTTCCACCAGGCGCGGGAGGGGCCTATCAAGATCAGTGGACGGTACGAGCTCCGGGGCCAGTACCACTACACGATGGAGACTCAGGTCTGCCTTTGTGTCCCCCAGGCAGACTCGATGGACGTATACTGTGCCACCCAGTGGTTAGATGTGGTACAGATCGGTATCTCGCAAGCCCTGTCGGTGCCTGAGGCTTCCCTCAATCTAACAGTCCACCGAGTCGGTGGTGCGTACGGGGCAAAGCTAACGCGTGCCACTCAAATAGCCTGCGCCTGCGCCATCGCAGCACACCGGACGGGTGTTCCGGTGCGCATGATACTCCCACTCGAGACGGCCATGTCCGGGTCGGGCAAGCGTGCCGGTACGCTCAGCGAGTACGAAGTGTCGGTGGATGAAACGGGCCGGATCGCGAAACTCTCCCACACCTACATCCATGACTCCGGGGCGGCCCTCAACATAGCGCTGGGCCATTTAACGAGCGACGCGTTCAAGAACTGCTACCGGACGGATCTGTGGAACCTACGGGGAAAGCTGGCGCGCACCGACACACCCCCCAACACGTGGGCCCGCTCGCCCGGAATCTCCGAGGGGATCGCGATGGTGGAGAACATCATGGAGCATATCGCGCACCGAACCGGACTCGATCCGGTCGACGTGCGACTCGCGAACATTGGACGCGAAAGCCGGATGGCGCAACTTTTGCCCCGCTTCCGGCGCCAGGTGGCGTACGATGAGCGGAAGGAAGCGATCGATCGGTTCAACGGGGAGCACCGGTGGCGCAAGCGGGGCATCGCCATCCTACCGATGCAGTACCCGCTCGAGCTGGTGACGATGAAGAGTGCGGTCGTGTCGGTGCACAACGATGACGGAAGCGTAACGATCGTGCACGGTGGCATCGAGATGGGCCAGGGTATCAACACGAAAGTGGCTCAAGTGGCGGCCCATCTGCTCGGCGTACCGATGGAGCAGATCGTCGTACGGCCGACCAGCAGCTTGCTGAACGCCAACTCCAACGGGTCATACCACAGCCAGGCAACTGATTCGGTAGCCTTC GCGGTCAAGAAATGTTGCGAAATACTGCTAGACCGGTTGCGACCGTACCGGACGCTACTGAGGCGCACCAGCTGGACGGAACAGATACGGCGGGCCACGCTGGACGAGGTGGATCTGCAGGCTTCGTACTTTGCTACCTCGGCCAACATGCAGCCGTACATCATCTGGGGTGTGGCGTGCGGTGAAGTCGAGTTGGACACGCTCACCGGGCAGACCCTGGTGCGGCGGGTCGACATACTGGAGGATGTCGGCGAAAGTTTAAACCCGTCCATAGATGTCGGCCAGATCGAGGGCGCGTTCGTGATGGGACTGGGGTACCACCTGACCGAGACCCTCGTTTACGACCCGGCGAACGGTGCTCTGGTCAACAATCGGAGCTGGAACTACAAGGTTCCCGGGCACCGGGACATTCCGGTCGACTTCCGGGTGTCCTTCCTCGGTCGGAGCTCTAATGCGGGCGGTGTGCTACGTTCGAAGGCCACCGGAGAACCAGCCCTCTCGATGAGTCCCGTTGTCACGCACGCTCTTCGATATGCACTTCGTGCAGCTCGGCGCGACGCTGGCCTACCGGACGGTTGGTTGAAAATGGGTTA TGGAATGACACCGGAAaaggtttttcttctgctggaAAACTCAATCGAACAGTACAGATTTGAATGA
- the LOC131288877 gene encoding pre-mRNA splicing regulator USH1G, with amino-acid sequence MSSDRIHRAAKDGLLDVLREATRSEANAKDVDGMTPVLWAAFEGHFEALKLLVARGGDPDKADQFGNTALHLASAKGHMQCVDFLVQFGVNIYALDIDHHSAQDLAAINNRDNILRYLDAAAATLEATDRKRAHELKEHAKKKSEKRAREFLGRQQKIERELDPSLSRRPVPHRPSNLLQTLKQKLWSGSQGNLSQGHRLADGQAQPQMTTTTTTTTFSALVGGTVARGGGAVKKRANAMKTRQQMENGDFKIGEMEANGKRSVRSIQGLRRDSEVLYVGTYSSNDDSNASDRRGKLKDVFDVDSNGGDNDDADEDSGSAASGKFGTMSRAHSQPDFLLAGATDEVTEDVLLQRPSGLFSRPSFGNLAFPRSVSNVLAQLGNEQSSSASSDGSMKAKPTTKGAIKPRSQLVISDSDSDVESSDNEENDSLAILRFLAAFKLEDYYPVFQKNEIDLETLMILTENDIKSLGLPLGPYRRLCNAIQERKEALANPGTISDSRL; translated from the exons ATGTCATCGGATAGAATCCACCG TGCCGCCAAAGACGGTCTGCTGGACGTGCTTCGGGAGGCGACCCGTTCCGAGGCCAATGCCAAAGATGTGGACGGTATGACGCCCGTCCTGTGGGCTGCCTTCGAAGGTCATTTCGAGGCTTTAAAGCTACTAGTCGCCCGGGG GGGAGATCCGGATAAGGCCGATCAGTTTGGTAACACCGCCCTGCATCTGGCATCCGCCAAAGGTCACATGCAGTGCGTGGACTTCCTGGTGCAGTTCGGGGTTAACATTTACGCGCTCGACATCGACCATCACAGTGCGCAGGACTTGGCAGCGATCAACAACCGGGATAATATCTTGCGGTATCTCGATGCGGCGGCAGCCACCCTCGAGGCCACGGACAG AAAACGGGCGCACGAGCTGAAAGAACATGCCAAAAAGAAGAGCGAGAAAAGGGCCCGCGAGTTCCTGGGCCGGCAGCAAAAGATCGAACGGGAGCTCGATCCGAGCCTGTCCCGCCGTCCGGTGCCGCACCGGCCCTCGAACTTGCTGCAAACGCTGAAGCAAAAGCTCTGGTCCGGTAGCCAGGGAAACCTGTCCCAGGGGCACCGATTGGCCGATGGGCAGGCACAGCCCCAgatgacgacaacgacgacaacgacgacgttcAGTGCGCTGGTGGGTGGAACGGTTGCCCGTGGCGGAGGGGCAGTGAAGAAGCGGGCGAATGCCATGAAAACCCGACAGCAGATGGAAAACGGAG ATTTCAAAATTGGCGAAATGGAGGCGAACGGTAAAAGGAGCGTGCGATCGATACAGGGCTTACGGCGCGACTCGGAGGTGCTGTACGTGGGAACCTACAGCTCGAACGATGACTCCAATGCCTCGGACCGGCGGGGCAAGCTGAAGGACGTGTTCGACGTTGACTCGAACGGCGGTGACAATGACGATGCGGACGAGGACAGTGGCAGTGCGGCTAGCGGCAAATTTGGAACCATGTCCCGGGCGCACAGTCAGCCCGACTTTCTGCTGGCCGGCGCCACCGATGAGGTGACGGAGGACGTCCTCCTGCAGCGACCATCGGGACTGTTCAGTCGGCCATCGTTCGGTAACCTGGCCTTCCC TCGATCCGTTTCGAATGTGCTCGCCCAGCTCGGCAACGAACAGTCGTCCAGTGCGTCCTCGGACGGCTCGATGAAGGCCAAACCGACGACGAAGGGAGCGATCAAGCCCCGCTCGCAGCTGGTCATCTCGGATTCGGACTCGGACGTCGAAAGTTCCGACAACGAGGAGAACGACTCGTTAGCGATTCTGCGGTTTTTGGCTGCCTTCAAGCTAGAAGATTACTATCCAGT ATTCCAAAAGAACGAAATCGACTTGGAAACACTGATGATCCTCACGGAGAATGATATCAAATCGCTCGGCCTGCCACTCGGGCCGTACCGGAGGCTTTGCAACGCGATACAGGAGCGAAAGGAAGCCTTGGCTAATCCGGGCACGATATCCGACAGTCGACTTTAG
- the LOC131294461 gene encoding UDP-glycosyltransferase UGT5-like: MYGLKVLLPVALLVALLAGGTEASRILGILPSVGRSHYIIGAGLMKALLDAGHEVTIVSPYPMKGAPPDRHRDILMPEFTEAHGVSGPDLFEYKNAPNLVVLYLVYNEFGPMSSEGLLQHPNVVQLMESGEKFDAVIVESFASEVLYGLAEHFGGQLIVFSPFGASMWTNELVGTPYPYSYIPHTFLSYTNEMSFWQRFSNALVAHLDKFYYRNVFLPKQEQLYRRYFPEAKLTFQETLDSVRLAFVNQHFTLSYPHPYAPNHIEIGGIQIQPPKELPEDLHKYIESSPHGVIYFSMGSMLKGRNFPEEKRAAFVNVFRGLKENVIWKYENESLPNRPKNVLIRSWMPQSDILAHPKVKLFITHGGLLGTTEGLYNGVPMVGIPIYGDQELNLARAEKAGYGVKLDYETLSEETISAAIGRVLSDPSYAKNAQTISRRYRDQPLGPAKTAVYWVEYVIRHGGAPQLQSPSVKLSFIEYNLLDVYAVMALIALSALIGSFALVKVTLKRLGLVKGAKSAAGRGGGAQERKKTK, encoded by the coding sequence ATGTACGGTCTGAAGGTGCTTCTTCCGGTTGCGCTGCTGGTGGCGCTTCTGGCAGGCGGTACGGAAGCTTCCCGTATCCTTGGAATTCTTCCTTCGGTCGGTCGCTCACATTATATTATCGGTGCCGGTCTAATGAAGGCCCTGCTCGACGCGGGCCATGAAGTGACCATCGTCAGTCCGTACCCGATGAAGGGTGCTCCGCCCGATCGGCATCGGGACATTCTGATGCCGGAATTCACCGAAGCACACGGTGTGTCCGGGCCGGATCTTTTCGAGTACAAAAATGCACCCAACCTAGTGGTTCTCTACCTGGTGTACAACGAGTTTGGGCCGATGTCCTCCGAGGGTCTCCTGCAGCACCCGAACGTGGTACAGTTGATGGAATCGGGCGAAAAGTTTGACGCCGTTATCGTGGAGTCGTTTGCCAGTGAGGTCCTGTACGGATTGGCGGAGCACTTCGGGGGGCAGCTAATCGTCTTTTCACCGTTCGGGGCTTCCATGTGGACGAACGAGCTGGTTGGCACACCGTACCCGTACTCCTACATTCCCCACACCTTCCTCAGCTACACGAACGAGATGTCCTTCTGGCAACGGTTCTCCAACGCGCTCGTGGCGCACTTGGATAAGTTCTACTATCGCAACGTGTTCCTACCGAAACAGGAGCAGCTGTACCGGCGCTACTTCCCTGAGGCGAAGCTAACCTTCCAGGAGACACTCGATAGTGTTCGGTTGGCGTTCGTGAATCAACATTTTACGCTCAGCTACCCTCATCCTTACGCACCGAACCACATCGAAATCGGAGGTATCCAGATCCAACCGCCGAAAGAGTTGCCCGAAGATCTCCACAAGTACATCGAGTCGTCGCCGCACGGTGTGATCTACTTCTCGATGGGTTCGATGCTGAAGGGACGCAACTTCCCCGAGGAAAAGCGGGCCGCATTCGTGAACGTGTTCCGCGGGCTGAAGGAGAACGTGATCTGGAAGTACGAGAACGAGAGCCTCCCGAACCGGCCAAAGAACGTACTCATCCGATCGTGGATGCCACAGAGCGACATATTGGCCCATCCGAAGGTGAAACTGTTCATCACGCACGGTGGCCTTCTCGGGACGACCGAGGGTCTCTACAACGGGGTACCGATGGTCGGCATACCGATCTACGGCGATCAGGAGCTTAATCTGGCCCGCGCCGAAAAGGCTGGCTACGGCGTGAAGCTTGACTACGAGACACTCAGCGAAGAAACGATCTCTGCCGCCATCGGCCGGGTCCTTTCCGATCCGTCCTACGCTAAGAACGCGCAAACCATCTCTCGACGTTACCGTGATCAACCGCTCGGACCGGCCAAAACGGCTGTTTACTGGGTGGAGTATGTCATCCGGCATGGAGGCGCACCGCAGCTTCAATCCCCGTCCGTAAAACTCTCTTTCATCGAGTACAATCTGCTCGATGTGTATGCGGTGATGGCACTGATCGCGCTATCAGCGCTAATTGGATCGTTCGCACTGGTTAAGGTGACCCTGAAACGGCTCGGACTTGTCAAAGGAGCCAAATCGGCCGCCGGAAGGGGTGGTGGTGCACAGgagcggaagaaaacaaaataa